The Parashewanella tropica genome window below encodes:
- a CDS encoding SDR family oxidoreductase: protein MKKVMIITGGSRGIGYAISQHFKQANFKVVNLSRSPNNIEDTLNLETDLASPTSLKEHQTCLIQELEGATQAVIVHCAAGHSSDTVLTANTETLNKDLAINIVSPTLLNQMLLPHMPQSSSVVFIGSTLSEKAVPGCYSYVTSKHAVIGMMRSVCQDLTGKGIHTACICPGFTDTEMLREHIGYEPEAEKSISEMVTFGRLITPEEIAQTVFFAANTPAINGSVIHANLGQIER from the coding sequence ATGAAAAAAGTTATGATTATTACCGGCGGTAGCCGTGGTATTGGTTATGCCATCAGCCAACATTTTAAACAAGCCAACTTTAAGGTTGTTAATTTATCTCGCTCACCTAATAACATCGAAGATACTCTAAATCTAGAAACAGATTTGGCATCGCCAACAAGCCTTAAAGAACATCAAACATGTTTGATTCAAGAATTGGAAGGCGCAACGCAAGCCGTTATTGTTCACTGTGCAGCCGGACATTCTAGCGATACTGTTCTGACAGCTAATACAGAGACCTTAAACAAAGATTTAGCCATCAATATTGTAAGCCCCACTCTGCTAAATCAAATGTTGCTACCACACATGCCTCAAAGTTCATCGGTCGTATTTATTGGTTCGACCTTAAGTGAAAAAGCCGTTCCCGGCTGTTATTCCTATGTTACCAGCAAACACGCCGTTATTGGCATGATGCGCTCAGTCTGCCAAGATCTTACAGGTAAAGGCATTCACACGGCTTGCATTTGCCCAGGCTTTACAGATACCGAAATGCTTAGGGAACATATTGGTTACGAGCCCGAAGCGGAAAAGTCCATTTCAGAAATGGTTACTTTCGGTCGCTTAATCACACCTGAAGAAATAGCTCAAACTGTGTTCTTTGCTGCTAATACTCCAGCAATAAACGGTTCTGTGATTCATGCTAACTTGGGGCAAATTGAGCGTTAA
- the ycfP gene encoding alpha/beta hydrolase YcfP — protein sequence MILYFHGFDSTSPGNHEKIRQLQFIDKDVRLISYSTEHPKHDMQHLLNEVAKQNSMTDDPSPLLIGVGLGGYWVERIGFLAGIKSIMINPNLSPEITMLGRIDRPEEYADIANKCVSEFRRKNAQQSLCILSKNDEILNSGATHSVLSDYYNIIWDEEQGHKFPSLSAHLNAIKAFKLS from the coding sequence ATGATTTTATATTTTCATGGATTTGATTCCACCAGCCCGGGCAATCATGAAAAGATTCGTCAATTACAATTTATTGATAAAGATGTTCGCTTAATTAGTTATAGCACTGAACATCCAAAACATGACATGCAACACTTATTAAATGAAGTGGCAAAGCAAAATTCTATGACTGATGATCCTTCTCCTTTACTTATTGGAGTTGGTCTTGGAGGTTATTGGGTTGAGCGTATTGGATTCTTGGCTGGGATAAAATCGATAATGATTAATCCAAACTTAAGTCCAGAAATCACCATGCTAGGTCGAATTGATCGCCCAGAAGAGTATGCGGATATAGCCAATAAATGCGTTTCAGAATTTAGAAGAAAGAATGCTCAACAGTCACTTTGTATTTTGTCTAAAAACGATGAGATATTGAATAGTGGCGCGACTCATTCAGTTCTTTCAGACTATTACAACATCATTTGGGATGAAGAGCAGGGGCACAAATTTCCTTCACTTAGTGCTCACTTAAATGCGATTAAAGCTTTTAAATTGTCTTGA
- the ompW gene encoding outer membrane protein OmpW: MMNKRFVKGLVAAGLIAAGFGAQAHQAGDIIVRVGAVTVAPNESSPSISIPKTPGNAEMLKLGEFGVDNNTQLGLNFGYMVTDNFGVELLAATPFSHDVSLGPLGKIAETKHLPPTLVAQYYFGDAQSKVRPYVGAGINFTNFFDNKFTNTAGGRLSDLSMSNSLGFAAQVGLDYQVNKNWLVNASVWYADISTDVKFKLDGNAVKIKTDINPMVYMVSVGYKF, from the coding sequence TGCTGGTTTTGGCGCTCAAGCACACCAAGCGGGTGATATTATTGTACGTGTTGGTGCTGTAACAGTTGCTCCAAATGAGTCAAGCCCAAGCATTTCTATTCCCAAAACACCAGGCAACGCTGAGATGTTGAAGCTAGGTGAGTTTGGTGTGGATAACAACACTCAATTGGGGTTGAACTTTGGTTACATGGTAACTGATAATTTTGGTGTTGAGCTGCTAGCTGCTACTCCATTTAGTCATGATGTTTCTTTAGGCCCACTAGGAAAAATTGCTGAAACTAAGCACCTTCCACCAACCTTAGTTGCACAATATTACTTCGGTGACGCGCAATCTAAAGTTCGCCCATATGTTGGTGCTGGTATTAATTTTACTAACTTCTTTGATAATAAGTTCACCAATACTGCAGGTGGTCGCTTATCTGACCTTAGCATGAGCAACTCTCTTGGTTTCGCTGCTCAAGTTGGTCTGGATTATCAAGTTAATAAAAATTGGTTAGTTAACGCTTCAGTTTGGTACGCAGATATTTCTACTGACGTTAAATTCAAGTTAGACGGCAATGCAGTTAAAATTAAGACTGACATTAACCCAATGGTTTACATGGTTTCAGTAGGTTATAAGTTCTAA
- a CDS encoding peptidoglycan binding protein CsiV, whose translation MLRTAKLALLSLIISTSAYAAPERWFEVEVYIFKRDSATTEHWSETVPPVKLRGNVDLITPIVHTEHVIKPAVDCEPAFPVIGEDFTRSLMDDCVPQDAITEVTFPEVTPVNISADETPQVYQGDPATLLSYEQNQFTDIINKIRRQRGVTSLLHLTWQQAMLPKRRSKALHLYGGKDFSKEFQADGFAIKPSEPELLGSSDDVSPLSSDTINNLLQQNTPTIDSTAELASTPTEQATTKPATPIWELDGKLNIYLQHYLYIETDLRLRDPEMLLAKPKPESDEIASNLLADSSEADIEPQQPQEFLFSIPMIQNRRVRSTEIHYFDHPKMGMIIQIRKMPAPEEKPLEILNEDNAEQQLNQ comes from the coding sequence GTGTTACGCACCGCTAAACTTGCACTGTTATCATTAATCATTTCAACCAGTGCTTATGCTGCACCTGAGCGTTGGTTTGAGGTCGAAGTGTATATTTTTAAGCGTGATTCCGCGACAACTGAGCATTGGTCAGAAACAGTTCCTCCCGTTAAGTTGAGAGGCAACGTCGATTTAATAACACCCATTGTTCACACAGAACACGTGATCAAACCAGCTGTGGACTGCGAACCTGCTTTTCCAGTCATCGGTGAGGACTTTACTCGTTCTTTAATGGATGACTGTGTACCACAAGATGCCATTACTGAAGTTACTTTTCCTGAAGTTACACCTGTAAACATCAGTGCCGATGAGACACCCCAAGTTTACCAAGGTGACCCTGCGACATTATTGTCATACGAGCAAAATCAATTTACAGATATCATCAATAAAATTCGTCGCCAACGTGGAGTAACGAGCCTATTGCACCTCACATGGCAACAAGCTATGTTGCCTAAACGTAGATCGAAAGCGTTACATTTATACGGCGGAAAAGACTTTAGTAAAGAGTTCCAAGCGGATGGTTTTGCGATAAAACCTTCTGAGCCTGAACTATTAGGAAGTAGTGATGATGTAAGTCCATTAAGCTCTGACACTATTAACAATCTTCTTCAGCAAAACACGCCTACAATTGATTCAACGGCAGAGCTAGCTTCTACTCCGACAGAACAAGCCACGACTAAGCCAGCAACTCCAATTTGGGAGCTAGACGGTAAACTCAATATCTATTTACAGCATTACCTGTATATAGAAACGGATTTAAGGCTACGCGATCCAGAAATGTTGCTTGCTAAACCCAAACCTGAGTCTGATGAAATTGCGTCTAACCTTCTTGCTGATAGTTCTGAAGCAGACATAGAGCCTCAACAGCCTCAAGAGTTTTTATTTTCTATCCCGATGATCCAAAACCGCAGAGTAAGAAGCACTGAAATCCATTATTTTGATCACCCTAAAATGGGGATGATAATTCAAATCAGAAAGATGCCAGCACCTGAAGAAAAGCCTCTAGAAATCCTTAACGAGGATAATGCAGAGCAACAATTGAACCAATAA
- a CDS encoding 6-pyruvoyl trahydropterin synthase family protein has translation MTQSNQRLTHLVLAKEYMKFSAAHFTIFSATERERLHGHNFQMSLELILPVGDDGLSHSYRLFKDKAKALCETLDEYCLLPHLSPFLHIEQLENEYHVKFHDEILHFPISDTLLLPIRNTSVEEFSFYLLEQIMKALPPTEYGIEHITVSVSSGAGQSGSSSWKQEGQ, from the coding sequence ATGACACAGAGCAATCAACGATTAACACATTTGGTGCTGGCAAAAGAATATATGAAATTCTCAGCCGCACATTTCACGATATTTTCCGCCACTGAACGTGAACGCCTTCATGGTCATAATTTCCAAATGTCACTGGAGTTAATCTTACCTGTTGGCGATGATGGCTTATCCCATAGCTATCGGCTTTTCAAAGATAAAGCCAAAGCGCTTTGTGAGACGTTAGATGAATACTGCTTATTACCCCACTTGTCCCCTTTTCTGCACATTGAGCAGCTTGAAAATGAGTATCATGTAAAATTCCATGATGAAATTTTACATTTCCCTATCTCAGATACGTTACTACTCCCCATTAGAAATACCAGTGTTGAGGAATTTTCCTTTTATCTGCTTGAACAGATCATGAAAGCCCTTCCACCTACTGAGTACGGTATAGAACATATCACTGTTTCAGTTTCTTCTGGTGCAGGTCAATCGGGTTCAAGTTCTTGGAAACAAGAGGGTCAATAA
- a CDS encoding L-serine ammonia-lyase produces MISVFDMFKIGIGPSSSHTVGPMKAGKIFIDQVSAKELLEEVDELRADLFGSLAQTGQGHGTGKAVILGLMGEDPETVDTDAIDGILKHVSDSETLKLANGKVVDFTREHGIVYNRLINLEAHANAMTLYAYTKGKCVYKRTYYSVGGGFILDEDEIAQQDASLASPIVSAPYDFHSANELLELCRKNGLSVSSLMMENEKCLANEKQIKDGLWQIWQTMKTCIERGYQKEGLLPGGLKLRRRAPALYRQLKAESKTCNDPLKAVDWVDLFALSVNEQNAAGDRVVTAPTNGAAGIIPAVLCYYDTYVETVDVEVASRFLLTAAAIGILYKKNASISGAEVGCQGEVGVACSMAAGALTEIMGGTIEHVENAAEIGMEHNLGLTCDPVGGLVQVPCIERNAMGAMKAINASRMALRGDGNHKVSLDKVIKTMMDTGMDMRSKYKETAQGGLAVNIVEC; encoded by the coding sequence ATGATCAGTGTGTTTGACATGTTTAAAATAGGTATCGGGCCATCCAGTTCCCATACCGTTGGTCCGATGAAAGCGGGCAAAATTTTTATTGACCAAGTTTCAGCTAAAGAGCTTCTTGAAGAAGTTGATGAGCTGCGTGCCGATTTATTTGGTTCTCTTGCGCAAACAGGTCAAGGACATGGCACAGGCAAGGCCGTAATTTTAGGGTTAATGGGAGAAGATCCTGAAACCGTTGATACTGATGCAATTGACGGCATTTTAAAGCACGTATCTGATTCTGAAACCTTAAAACTCGCCAATGGTAAAGTCGTCGACTTTACCCGTGAACACGGGATTGTTTATAACCGTCTTATCAACCTAGAAGCTCACGCAAATGCAATGACACTGTATGCCTACACCAAAGGCAAATGTGTTTATAAGCGAACCTATTATTCAGTAGGCGGTGGTTTTATTCTTGATGAAGATGAAATCGCTCAACAAGATGCTTCTCTTGCCTCTCCCATCGTTTCTGCGCCTTATGATTTCCATAGTGCAAATGAGTTATTGGAACTGTGCCGCAAAAACGGTTTATCTGTATCTTCATTAATGATGGAGAATGAAAAGTGCTTAGCAAATGAAAAGCAGATCAAAGACGGCTTATGGCAAATCTGGCAAACCATGAAAACCTGTATTGAGCGAGGTTATCAAAAAGAAGGATTATTGCCGGGTGGTTTAAAATTACGTCGTCGCGCTCCTGCACTTTACCGTCAATTAAAGGCAGAAAGTAAAACCTGTAATGATCCATTAAAAGCAGTGGATTGGGTCGACTTGTTCGCGCTGTCAGTCAATGAGCAAAATGCTGCTGGTGACAGAGTTGTAACCGCTCCAACCAATGGTGCCGCAGGTATCATTCCAGCCGTATTGTGTTACTACGATACATATGTTGAAACGGTTGATGTTGAGGTTGCCTCTCGATTTTTACTCACTGCTGCCGCTATCGGTATTTTATATAAAAAGAATGCTTCTATTTCTGGTGCAGAAGTTGGCTGCCAAGGTGAAGTGGGCGTTGCCTGCTCTATGGCGGCAGGCGCATTAACCGAAATAATGGGCGGTACCATTGAGCATGTAGAAAATGCCGCTGAAATAGGCATGGAACACAACCTCGGGCTAACTTGTGATCCTGTAGGCGGTCTAGTTCAAGTTCCATGTATTGAACGGAACGCAATGGGTGCAATGAAAGCCATCAATGCTTCTCGTATGGCACTTCGTGGTGACGGTAACCATAAAGTATCGTTAGATAAAGTGATTAAAACCATGATGGACACTGGCATGGATATGAGAAGTAAATACAAAGAAACCGCACAAGGCGGTTTAGCGGTAAATATTGTTGAGTGTTAA
- a CDS encoding glycosyltransferase family 4 protein — translation MKILIISTPVQAIGQGEGGGIDITLLNIINALSPLGHQFTVLAPTGSKLSADATLIEISGRLQTSVQTESASTPATMSHDSTIVSMCRYAQTHQDQFDVILNMAYDWLPIWLTTFFTTPIHHLVSMSNENQTVADAIEELNRMMPQRIAFHSHASANTFQLENPVTIIANGFEFTNFPFCKSPKQQLAWVGRISPEKGLENALEVANKVNLPLHIWGKVQSESYQQQLVEKFPEVDIHWRGFVPQQQLLKEMSQSALMLMTPSWIEAFGNNVVEANACGVPVIAYNKGGPTETVISGVTGYLVENNEDMANRVADALKLSRYHCRDSAQQRFSIEQYALKLQSWLSLNID, via the coding sequence ATGAAAATCTTAATTATTTCAACACCAGTTCAAGCGATTGGACAAGGTGAAGGCGGCGGAATAGATATTACTTTACTTAATATCATTAATGCGCTATCACCGTTAGGTCACCAATTTACGGTATTAGCGCCGACAGGTTCAAAGCTATCTGCCGATGCAACCTTGATTGAAATTTCAGGTCGGCTCCAAACCAGTGTTCAAACAGAGTCAGCATCAACACCTGCCACTATGAGTCACGACAGTACCATTGTCTCAATGTGTAGATACGCTCAAACTCATCAGGACCAGTTTGATGTCATTCTCAATATGGCTTATGACTGGTTGCCAATTTGGTTAACAACGTTTTTTACAACTCCCATACATCATCTGGTTTCAATGAGTAATGAGAACCAAACAGTTGCTGACGCAATAGAAGAACTGAATAGAATGATGCCGCAACGGATAGCTTTTCATTCCCATGCATCGGCTAACACATTTCAACTTGAGAACCCTGTAACTATTATTGCTAATGGCTTTGAATTTACCAATTTTCCTTTTTGTAAAAGCCCAAAACAACAACTGGCTTGGGTTGGTCGTATATCGCCAGAGAAAGGCTTAGAAAATGCACTAGAAGTTGCCAATAAAGTTAATCTCCCTCTTCATATTTGGGGGAAAGTACAGTCAGAATCATATCAGCAACAACTCGTAGAAAAATTTCCAGAAGTTGATATTCACTGGCGAGGCTTTGTACCACAACAACAGTTACTTAAAGAAATGAGCCAATCGGCATTGATGTTAATGACGCCTTCATGGATAGAAGCCTTTGGTAACAATGTAGTGGAAGCCAATGCCTGCGGTGTTCCAGTAATAGCTTACAATAAAGGTGGACCTACAGAAACAGTAATTTCAGGCGTTACAGGTTATTTGGTTGAAAACAATGAAGATATGGCAAATAGAGTTGCTGACGCTTTAAAGCTATCTAGGTATCACTGCCGAGATTCAGCTCAGCAGCGATTTTCGATTGAACAATATGCTTTGAAGTTACAAAGCTGGCTTAGTCTTAATATCGATTGA
- the nagZ gene encoding beta-N-acetylhexosaminidase, with product MSYLMMDLAGTEVTEHEKKLLAHPMVGGLILFTRNYQNKTQLMALVREIRASNPNILIAVDHEGGRVQRFRGEFTDIPAMGKILSAAEGDLSQAKTWARELGFLMAIELLACDIDLSFAPVLDVDGISEVIGERSFSEEPEHIVILANAFSSGMKQAGMAAVGKHFPGHGSVQADSHIALPVDVRSKAEIFAHDLLPFKQLISDEQVQGIMPAHVIYSNVDEHPAGFSNYWLQTVLRGELGFKGVIFSDDLGMEGASVAGGFKERATAAVAAGCDMILVCNNPDAVNTLLIDFQWPDVAPKYPARLLKPDFANVMQSLENEARWQKAKEIANQINRY from the coding sequence GTGAGTTATTTAATGATGGATTTGGCGGGAACAGAAGTTACCGAGCATGAGAAGAAATTGTTGGCTCATCCAATGGTTGGTGGATTAATTTTATTTACCCGTAATTATCAAAATAAAACTCAACTGATGGCTCTGGTAAGGGAAATTCGCGCTTCTAATCCAAATATTCTCATTGCTGTTGACCATGAAGGAGGTCGAGTTCAGCGTTTTCGTGGTGAATTTACAGATATTCCTGCGATGGGGAAAATATTGTCAGCAGCTGAAGGTGATCTTTCACAGGCTAAAACTTGGGCTAGAGAACTCGGTTTTTTAATGGCAATTGAATTATTGGCTTGCGATATTGATTTAAGCTTTGCTCCAGTCTTAGATGTTGATGGGATCAGTGAAGTGATAGGCGAACGCAGTTTTAGTGAAGAGCCAGAACACATTGTTATCCTAGCAAATGCATTCAGCTCTGGTATGAAACAAGCTGGGATGGCGGCTGTTGGAAAGCATTTTCCCGGACATGGTAGTGTACAAGCAGACTCACATATTGCTTTACCCGTTGATGTACGCTCAAAAGCAGAAATATTTGCTCATGATTTGCTTCCGTTTAAGCAGCTAATAAGTGACGAGCAAGTTCAAGGGATCATGCCCGCCCATGTCATTTATTCGAATGTCGATGAACATCCGGCTGGTTTTTCAAATTATTGGCTACAAACAGTTCTAAGGGGCGAATTGGGGTTTAAAGGCGTTATTTTTTCGGATGATCTAGGTATGGAAGGCGCTAGTGTCGCTGGTGGATTTAAAGAAAGAGCAACAGCTGCGGTTGCCGCTGGTTGTGACATGATTCTGGTATGTAATAACCCTGATGCAGTTAATACACTACTCATTGATTTTCAATGGCCAGATGTTGCTCCTAAGTATCCAGCAAGGCTATTAAAACCAGATTTTGCCAATGTGATGCAATCTTTAGAAAACGAAGCTCGATGGCAAAAGGCTAAAGAGATAGCTAATCAAATCAATCGATATTAA
- the cysB gene encoding HTH-type transcriptional regulator CysB codes for MKLQQLRFIAEVVNHNLNVSATAENLYTSQPGISKQVRMLEDELGIQIFGRSGKHLTHVTPAGEQVINIANDILSKVEGIKKVAEEYTQPDMGELNIATTDTQARYALPPIIKGFIDRYPRVNLNMHQGTPNQISELAARGDADFAIATEAMHLYSDLVMLPCYHWNRSVVVKKDHPLASRSKISIQELSQFPLVTYVFGFDKSSAIEKAFKLANLDPRVVFTATSAEVLKTYVRLGLGVGVIASMAVDPAIDGDLVAIDVSDLFEHSTTKIGFRKGSFLRTYMYDFIEYFAPHLTKDVVEKAIALRDQELIDHMFDNMELPMK; via the coding sequence ATGAAGCTGCAACAACTCCGTTTTATTGCCGAAGTTGTCAACCATAACTTGAATGTTTCAGCCACGGCTGAAAATTTATATACCTCACAGCCAGGGATCAGTAAGCAGGTAAGAATGCTTGAGGATGAGTTAGGGATTCAAATTTTTGGAAGAAGTGGAAAGCACCTTACACATGTGACTCCTGCAGGTGAGCAGGTGATTAATATCGCTAATGATATCTTAAGTAAGGTTGAGGGCATCAAAAAGGTAGCAGAAGAGTATACTCAGCCTGATATGGGTGAATTAAATATTGCCACAACGGATACTCAAGCTAGATACGCATTACCACCAATTATTAAAGGGTTTATTGACCGGTATCCTAGAGTGAATTTGAATATGCACCAAGGTACGCCCAATCAAATCAGTGAACTTGCTGCACGAGGTGATGCCGATTTTGCCATTGCGACAGAAGCGATGCACCTTTATAGCGATTTGGTCATGTTACCTTGTTATCACTGGAATCGCTCGGTTGTCGTTAAGAAAGACCACCCGCTAGCTTCACGAAGTAAAATATCAATTCAAGAGCTCTCTCAATTCCCGTTGGTGACTTACGTATTTGGTTTTGATAAATCATCAGCGATTGAAAAAGCGTTCAAATTGGCGAACTTAGATCCAAGAGTAGTATTTACTGCAACCAGTGCAGAAGTGCTAAAAACTTATGTCCGACTCGGTTTAGGTGTTGGGGTAATTGCATCAATGGCGGTTGACCCAGCTATTGATGGAGATTTAGTCGCGATTGATGTCAGTGATTTGTTTGAGCACAGTACCACTAAAATTGGCTTTAGAAAGGGTAGTTTCTTACGAACTTATATGTATGACTTTATCGAATATTTCGCACCACATTTGACGAAAGATGTAGTGGAAAAGGCCATTGCATTACGAGATCAAGAGTTGATAGATCATATGTTTGATAATATGGAATTACCGATGAAGTAA